A window from Streptomyces sp. FXJ1.172 encodes these proteins:
- a CDS encoding NAD(P)/FAD-dependent oxidoreductase, with protein MSSKMIGLADDFDVIIIGGGPAGSTAAGLLAQRGRRVLVLDRERFPRYHIGESLIPGFMLPMEELGLTERMEAKGFERKYGGTLVWGNNEIPWNFSFSTGGKIPYSYHTRRADLDTMILDRARELGAVVVEEATVKDTIEEDGRVVGVRYAVRGVEGVVETRGSLIIDASGQARVIGRKYSEINWHDQLQNVAVWTYFDGCHRLPGDEWTNILIEGIQDGWFWGIPIDKGVFSVGYVTPSATASASDKALEDLFVSEMAKTSKLKELLKDAHQTSGFRTARDWSYTNERFYGNGWVLVGDAAAFVDPLFSTGVALATMAASSLAKVVDRIVEHPEIEEKALDRYASAYQDFFNDIRVFVEQFYDRSKTKGFYFNLAQEITDPEKKNDAQVDFVKLVSGLTGNHALFSLNFDDLIADASAPAAG; from the coding sequence ATGTCGTCCAAAATGATTGGGCTAGCTGACGATTTCGACGTCATCATCATCGGCGGCGGGCCCGCCGGTTCGACCGCCGCGGGGCTTCTCGCCCAGCGCGGCCGTCGTGTTCTCGTCCTCGACCGTGAGCGGTTCCCCCGCTATCACATCGGGGAATCGCTCATTCCCGGATTCATGCTTCCCATGGAGGAACTCGGCCTGACCGAGCGCATGGAGGCGAAGGGCTTCGAGCGCAAGTACGGCGGCACGCTGGTCTGGGGCAACAACGAGATCCCGTGGAACTTCTCGTTCAGCACCGGCGGAAAGATCCCGTACTCCTACCACACGCGCCGCGCCGACCTGGACACGATGATCCTGGACCGGGCCCGCGAGCTGGGTGCCGTCGTCGTGGAAGAGGCGACGGTGAAGGACACCATCGAGGAGGACGGCCGCGTCGTCGGCGTCCGCTACGCCGTGCGCGGCGTCGAGGGCGTCGTCGAGACCCGCGGCTCCCTGATCATCGACGCCTCCGGGCAGGCCCGGGTGATCGGCCGGAAGTACTCCGAGATCAACTGGCACGACCAGTTGCAGAACGTCGCGGTGTGGACGTACTTCGACGGCTGCCACCGGCTCCCCGGCGACGAGTGGACCAACATCCTCATCGAGGGCATCCAGGACGGCTGGTTCTGGGGCATCCCGATCGACAAGGGCGTCTTCAGCGTCGGGTATGTGACGCCTTCGGCCACCGCGAGCGCGAGCGACAAGGCCCTGGAGGACCTCTTCGTCTCCGAGATGGCGAAGACCTCCAAGCTGAAGGAACTCCTCAAGGACGCCCACCAGACCTCGGGCTTCCGCACCGCGCGCGACTGGTCCTACACCAACGAGCGCTTCTACGGGAACGGCTGGGTGCTGGTCGGCGACGCCGCCGCCTTCGTGGACCCGCTGTTCTCGACCGGTGTCGCGCTCGCGACCATGGCGGCCAGCTCGCTGGCGAAGGTCGTTGACCGGATCGTCGAGCACCCGGAGATCGAGGAGAAGGCGCTCGACCGGTACGCCTCCGCGTACCAGGACTTCTTCAACGACATCCGCGTCTTCGTGGAGCAGTTCTACGACCGCTCGAAGACCAAGGGCTTCTACTTCAACCTGGCGCAGGAAATCACCGACCCGGAGAAGAAGAACGACGCCCAGGTGGACTTCGTCAAGCTGGTCTCCGGACTCACCGGCAACCACGCCCTGTTCAGCCTCAACTTCGACGACCTGATCGCCGACGCCTCGGCTCCCGCCGCCGGCTGA
- a CDS encoding NAD(P)/FAD-dependent oxidoreductase, protein MSSKLIGLADDFDVIIIGGGPAGSTAAGILAQRGRRVLVLDRERFPRYHIGESLIPGFMLPMEELGLTERLEEKGFERKYGGTVVWGNNEIPWNFSFATGGKIPYAYHTRRADLDTMILDRARELGAVVVEEATVKDTIEEDGRVVGVRYAVRGVEGVVETRGSLIIDASGQARVIGRKYSEINWHEQLQNVAVWAYFDGCHRLPGDEWTNILIEGIQDGWFWGIPIDKGVFSVGYVTPSATASASDKSLEDLFASQMAKTFKLKELLKDAHQTSGFRSARDWSYNHESFYGNGWVLVGDAAAFVDPLFSPGVALATMAASSLAKVVDKIIEYPEIEEKALDRYTSAYQDFFANIRVFVEGFYDRSKTKGFYFDLAQKITDPDKKNDAHVDFVQLISGLARKDALFNPDLDDLIADASAPAAG, encoded by the coding sequence ATGTCGTCCAAACTGATTGGGCTAGCTGACGATTTCGACGTGATCATCATCGGCGGCGGGCCCGCCGGTTCGACCGCCGCGGGGATTCTCGCCCAGCGCGGCCGCCGTGTTCTCGTCCTCGACCGTGAGCGGTTCCCCCGCTATCACATCGGGGAATCGCTCATTCCCGGATTCATGCTTCCCATGGAGGAACTCGGCCTGACCGAGCGCCTGGAGGAGAAGGGCTTCGAGCGCAAGTACGGCGGCACGGTGGTCTGGGGCAACAACGAGATCCCGTGGAACTTCTCGTTCGCCACCGGCGGAAAGATCCCGTACGCCTACCACACGCGCCGCGCCGACCTGGACACGATGATCCTGGACCGGGCCCGCGAGCTGGGTGCCGTCGTCGTGGAAGAGGCGACGGTGAAGGACACCATCGAGGAGGACGGCCGCGTCGTCGGCGTCCGCTACGCCGTGCGCGGCGTCGAGGGCGTCGTCGAGACCCGCGGCTCCCTGATCATCGACGCCTCCGGGCAGGCCCGGGTGATCGGCCGGAAGTACTCCGAGATCAACTGGCACGAGCAGTTGCAGAACGTCGCGGTGTGGGCGTACTTCGACGGCTGCCACCGGCTCCCCGGCGACGAGTGGACCAACATCCTCATCGAGGGCATCCAGGACGGCTGGTTCTGGGGCATCCCGATCGACAAGGGCGTCTTCAGCGTCGGGTATGTGACGCCTTCGGCCACCGCGAGCGCGAGCGACAAGTCCCTGGAGGACCTCTTCGCCTCCCAGATGGCGAAGACCTTCAAGCTGAAGGAACTCCTCAAGGACGCCCACCAGACCTCGGGCTTCCGCAGCGCGCGCGACTGGTCCTACAACCACGAGAGCTTCTACGGGAACGGCTGGGTGCTGGTCGGCGACGCCGCCGCCTTCGTGGACCCGCTGTTCTCGCCCGGTGTCGCGCTCGCGACCATGGCGGCCAGCTCCCTGGCGAAGGTCGTCGACAAGATCATCGAGTACCCGGAGATCGAGGAGAAGGCGCTCGACCGGTACACCTCCGCGTACCAGGACTTCTTCGCCAACATCCGCGTCTTCGTGGAGGGGTTCTACGACCGCTCGAAGACCAAGGGCTTCTACTTCGACCTGGCTCAGAAGATCACCGACCCGGACAAGAAGAACGACGCCCACGTGGACTTCGTCCAGCTGATCTCCGGACTCGCCCGCAAAGACGCCCTGTTCAACCCCGATCTCGACGACCTGATCGCCGACGCCTCGGCTCCCGCCGCCGGCTGA
- a CDS encoding carboxymuconolactone decarboxylase family protein has product MNARLNPVESHVTAQFGKRLVAAAKVLEGSSLPAAIRELVMLRASQINGCGFCVDMHTKDAAHAGVTHQRLHLVAAWREATVFTEAERAALELAEQGTRIADAAGGVTDEAWARAAKHYDEEQLAALVCTISLINAFNRGNVMLQLPAGDYQPGRPA; this is encoded by the coding sequence ATGAACGCCCGCCTGAACCCGGTCGAGAGCCACGTCACAGCACAGTTCGGCAAGCGCCTGGTCGCGGCGGCCAAGGTGCTCGAGGGCTCGTCGCTGCCGGCCGCGATCCGCGAACTGGTGATGCTGCGCGCCAGCCAGATCAACGGCTGCGGTTTCTGCGTCGACATGCACACCAAGGACGCCGCGCACGCCGGGGTGACCCACCAGCGGCTGCACCTGGTCGCGGCCTGGCGGGAGGCCACCGTGTTCACCGAGGCCGAGCGTGCCGCGCTGGAGCTGGCGGAGCAGGGCACCCGTATCGCCGACGCGGCCGGCGGGGTCACGGACGAGGCCTGGGCCCGGGCCGCCAAGCACTACGACGAGGAACAGCTCGCGGCCCTGGTGTGCACCATCTCCCTCATCAACGCCTTCAACCGGGGCAACGTCATGCTCCAACTGCCCGCCGGCGACTATCAGCCCGGCCGACCCGCATGA
- a CDS encoding cation:proton antiporter domain-containing protein, translating into MDTHQTSSLLIGLAAMVLLACLLGALARQLGQPAVIGEVLAGIALGPTLFHGAIAKGLFPHDIRPLLSALAAVGVAVFMFLVGMEWDAAMIRGSGSLAATVSLSSILLPFGLGLLLALYLMGDYGTGDKTSFMLFIGISMSITAFPVLARILTDRRMTHTPLGVMALACASIDDVLAWSLLAAVVAISGSVGPDQWRILLAVPYLLGMLFVVRPLLQRYAARKPGLRLTPTAFACVLAGVLLSAAATEWVGLHYIFGAFLFGLILPRTGTEQLRAEVHGKLGQMNSTLLLPVFFLVAGLNVDLSGVGAAGLGTVALILLVAVGGKFTGAFAAARLNGMPVRQSAALATLMNTRGLTELIVLNVGLQLGFLKQDLYSLMVVMAVVTTAMAGPLLTWIVGRPTAEDMPKGHDVSEHLAGTAGKAA; encoded by the coding sequence ATGGATACGCATCAGACCTCGTCACTACTGATCGGCCTCGCAGCCATGGTGCTCCTGGCCTGCCTGCTCGGTGCGCTGGCCCGGCAGCTGGGCCAGCCGGCCGTGATCGGTGAAGTCCTCGCCGGTATCGCGCTGGGACCGACCCTGTTCCATGGGGCGATCGCCAAAGGTCTCTTCCCGCACGATATCCGGCCCCTGCTCAGCGCCCTGGCCGCGGTCGGTGTCGCGGTCTTCATGTTCCTCGTCGGCATGGAGTGGGACGCGGCGATGATCCGCGGCAGCGGAAGCCTCGCGGCCACCGTGTCGCTCAGCTCCATTCTGCTGCCGTTCGGCCTCGGTCTGCTGCTGGCGCTGTACCTGATGGGCGACTACGGCACCGGTGACAAGACGTCGTTCATGCTCTTCATCGGCATCTCCATGTCCATCACGGCGTTTCCGGTCCTGGCCCGGATCCTCACCGACCGGCGCATGACCCACACCCCGCTCGGTGTGATGGCCCTGGCCTGCGCCTCCATCGACGACGTCCTCGCCTGGTCCCTGCTCGCCGCCGTGGTCGCCATCAGCGGCTCGGTCGGCCCCGACCAGTGGCGCATCCTGCTCGCCGTCCCCTACCTGCTGGGCATGCTCTTCGTCGTGCGCCCCCTGCTGCAGCGTTATGCGGCTCGCAAGCCCGGGCTGCGGCTCACCCCGACCGCGTTCGCGTGCGTCCTGGCGGGTGTGCTGCTGTCCGCCGCCGCCACCGAATGGGTCGGCCTGCACTACATCTTCGGCGCGTTCCTCTTCGGCCTGATTCTCCCGCGCACCGGCACCGAGCAGCTGCGCGCCGAAGTGCACGGCAAGCTCGGGCAGATGAACAGCACGCTGCTGCTACCCGTGTTCTTCCTGGTCGCCGGCTTGAACGTCGACCTGTCAGGGGTGGGCGCGGCCGGGCTGGGCACCGTGGCGCTGATCCTCCTGGTGGCCGTCGGCGGCAAGTTCACCGGCGCGTTCGCCGCCGCCCGCCTCAACGGGATGCCGGTCAGGCAGTCCGCCGCGCTCGCCACGCTGATGAACACCCGCGGCCTTACCGAACTCATCGTGCTGAACGTGGGCCTGCAACTGGGCTTCCTCAAGCAGGACCTCTACTCGCTGATGGTGGTGATGGCCGTGGTCACCACCGCGATGGCGGGTCCGCTGCTGACCTGGATCGTCGGCCGGCCGACGGCGGAGGACATGCCGAAGGGCCACGACGTCTCCGAGCACCTGGCGGGGACCGCGGGCAAGGCCGCCTAG
- a CDS encoding MFS transporter gives MTTDASPRLSPQEFIDHSPMSRRQWLIVTLGLLMMIAEGLDATIAAFVFPRIKKDWGTGIDAVTITVTLGILAMVVGGVAVGPLADRRGRKGITVAGIAVFGLGTAGMGLTQGIGALAALRVVACLGLGAVLPGVLALVADWTPARRRSQMVALAFTGVTAGTTLGGVLSAALIPAFGWRTLLAVCGLAPLLLIPAVVRCVPESVGVLAARGRPQDVRRALATVLPDADPSHVTPDRTATAVGHTPRPSARLILSRGFRATTLLLWLCFFVGLGVVFVILSYLPLLTEHMGLTDAQAGVAVALFGWGGLAGQLSMSFALKRYDRFRVLTALWALSVLVLAAAGLWAHGFAALLVGAFVLGFCLPAANAALQAIAVAVYPPSLRATGMSWASSMGKLGPVVCGVLGGLMVKAGWTLGTVLLVLAVPVGLCILAAFALQARSRAPHAEPHHATRPLPVAEHS, from the coding sequence ATGACCACGGATGCTTCGCCACGGCTGAGTCCGCAGGAGTTCATCGACCACAGCCCGATGAGCCGCAGGCAGTGGCTCATCGTGACTCTGGGCCTGCTCATGATGATCGCCGAAGGCCTCGACGCCACCATCGCCGCCTTTGTCTTCCCCCGGATCAAGAAGGACTGGGGGACCGGGATCGACGCCGTGACCATCACCGTGACCCTGGGCATCCTGGCGATGGTCGTCGGCGGTGTGGCCGTGGGGCCGCTCGCCGACCGCCGCGGCCGCAAGGGCATCACCGTCGCAGGCATCGCCGTCTTCGGCCTGGGCACGGCCGGTATGGGGCTGACCCAGGGCATCGGCGCCCTCGCCGCCCTGCGGGTCGTGGCCTGTCTGGGGCTCGGCGCGGTCCTGCCCGGGGTGCTGGCCCTGGTCGCGGACTGGACCCCGGCCAGGCGCCGCAGCCAGATGGTCGCGCTCGCCTTCACCGGCGTCACGGCCGGCACCACCCTCGGCGGAGTCCTCTCCGCTGCCCTCATCCCCGCGTTCGGCTGGCGCACCCTCCTGGCCGTCTGCGGACTCGCCCCGCTGCTGCTGATCCCGGCGGTCGTCCGCTGTGTCCCGGAGTCCGTGGGCGTGCTCGCCGCCCGCGGACGGCCGCAGGACGTCCGCCGGGCCCTTGCGACCGTGCTCCCGGACGCGGACCCGTCCCATGTCACCCCGGACCGGACCGCCACCGCCGTAGGGCACACTCCGCGCCCCTCCGCCCGTCTCATCCTGTCCCGTGGCTTCAGGGCGACCACCCTCCTGCTGTGGCTGTGCTTCTTCGTGGGCCTGGGCGTCGTCTTCGTGATCCTCAGCTATCTGCCCCTGCTGACCGAGCACATGGGTCTGACGGATGCCCAGGCGGGCGTGGCCGTCGCGCTGTTCGGCTGGGGCGGCCTGGCAGGACAGCTCTCGATGTCCTTCGCCCTCAAACGCTACGACCGCTTCCGGGTGCTGACCGCCTTGTGGGCACTGAGCGTCCTCGTCCTGGCGGCGGCCGGCCTGTGGGCTCACGGGTTCGCGGCGCTGCTCGTGGGGGCGTTCGTCCTCGGCTTCTGCCTCCCGGCGGCCAATGCCGCCCTGCAGGCGATTGCCGTGGCCGTTTACCCGCCCTCCCTGCGCGCCACCGGCATGAGCTGGGCGAGCAGCATGGGCAAGCTGGGCCCCGTGGTCTGCGGCGTGCTCGGCGGTCTGATGGTCAAGGCGGGCTGGACGCTGGGCACGGTCCTCCTCGTCCTCGCCGTCCCCGTCGGCCTGTGCATCCTGGCCGCGTTCGCTCTGCAGGCACGAAGCCGTGCCCCGCACGCCGAACCCCACCATGCCACGCGCCCGCTCCCGGTCGCGGAACACTCGTGA
- a CDS encoding ribbon-helix-helix protein, with product MSKPTSIKTSEEVRDRLRVLAAERGTTITELLEELAARELTAAEREQRAVEAARELGIDYTEEVQQAGQDAWARIRAHQGGAAA from the coding sequence ATGAGCAAGCCGACGAGCATCAAGACCAGCGAGGAAGTACGTGACCGGCTGCGCGTCCTCGCGGCCGAGCGCGGCACCACCATCACGGAGCTGCTGGAAGAGCTGGCCGCCCGCGAGCTGACCGCGGCCGAACGGGAGCAGCGGGCCGTCGAGGCCGCCCGTGAGCTGGGCATCGACTACACCGAGGAAGTCCAGCAGGCGGGCCAGGACGCCTGGGCGAGGATCCGCGCCCATCAGGGCGGCGCCGCCGCATGA
- a CDS encoding helix-turn-helix domain-containing protein, with product MGIFARDESRTELAASQVARQATASLAGLLAGLGKTRSDLAKAMGVSPGRVSQIMSGDANLTVRTLAAVAEALDADVQITFCPRPQSAGAQGCRDSDSTAVRSMGSPAHH from the coding sequence ATGGGAATCTTCGCCCGTGACGAGAGCCGGACGGAATTAGCGGCCTCACAGGTGGCGCGGCAGGCCACGGCCTCACTGGCCGGGCTGCTGGCGGGGCTCGGCAAGACGCGGTCCGATCTGGCGAAGGCGATGGGTGTCAGTCCGGGACGGGTCAGCCAGATCATGTCGGGGGACGCGAATCTGACGGTGCGCACGCTCGCCGCCGTGGCGGAGGCGCTGGATGCCGACGTCCAGATCACCTTCTGCCCACGGCCGCAGTCGGCGGGCGCCCAAGGCTGCCGCGACAGCGACTCCACGGCCGTGCGGAGCATGGGGTCTCCGGCCCACCACTGA
- a CDS encoding glycosyltransferase family 2 protein: MNVVSVVTPVHGAAARFLPDAYASLLAQELPDGWSWEWCVQEDGSGVRAQECLPADDRRIRISASRAGGPHVARTMAFARSTGRYVKTLDSDDQLTPGALARDLAVLENRPSVGWTTSRVVDLLDDGSTVSFELSDPPPGLLARGSAFAFWAEHHRPQVHPATLCVRRTLLALLGGWMALPASGDTGLLLGLDALTDGWFIGETGLVYRKHAGQITAHPDHRDGVEWQARMSLIREHAQAVRAWADDAESP, translated from the coding sequence ATGAACGTCGTCTCCGTCGTCACTCCCGTACACGGCGCCGCCGCCCGGTTCCTCCCCGACGCCTACGCCTCCCTGCTCGCCCAGGAACTGCCCGACGGGTGGTCATGGGAGTGGTGCGTGCAGGAAGACGGGAGCGGCGTGCGCGCGCAGGAGTGTCTTCCGGCCGACGACCGGCGGATCCGGATCTCCGCCTCCCGGGCCGGCGGACCCCATGTGGCGCGGACGATGGCCTTCGCCCGCTCCACCGGCCGCTACGTGAAGACCCTCGACTCCGACGACCAGCTCACCCCGGGGGCCCTCGCCCGCGACCTCGCCGTACTGGAGAACCGGCCCTCGGTGGGCTGGACCACCTCCCGGGTCGTCGACCTCCTCGACGACGGCAGCACCGTCTCCTTCGAACTCAGCGACCCGCCGCCGGGCCTCCTCGCGCGCGGGAGCGCCTTCGCGTTCTGGGCCGAGCACCACCGCCCCCAGGTCCATCCCGCCACCCTGTGCGTCCGGCGCACCCTGCTGGCCCTGCTCGGCGGCTGGATGGCCCTGCCCGCCTCCGGTGACACCGGGCTCCTCCTCGGCCTCGACGCCCTCACGGACGGCTGGTTCATCGGCGAGACCGGCCTCGTCTACCGCAAACACGCCGGGCAGATCACCGCCCACCCCGACCACCGCGACGGCGTCGAGTGGCAGGCCCGCATGTCCCTCATCCGCGAACACGCGCAAGCCGTCCGGGCCTGGGCCGACGACGCCGAGAGCCCGTGA
- a CDS encoding DUF4097 family beta strand repeat-containing protein produces MQKFDTPAPISAVLDIPAGRIQFIAADRADTTVEVLPANPSKRRDVQTAEQTEVVYADGVLRIRTGEPKNQLFGPSGSLEVTVKLPAGSRVEAKSAASELRSVGRLGDVTFEGAYRQIKIDEAGSVRLTATDGDVEIGRLGGSAEISTARGDIRINEAVRGTVELRTQSGDITVGAAVGVSAALDAGTSYGRISNALKNDGTAELDIRATTSHGDITARSL; encoded by the coding sequence ATGCAGAAGTTCGACACCCCCGCCCCGATCTCCGCCGTCCTGGACATCCCCGCCGGGCGCATCCAGTTCATCGCCGCCGACCGCGCCGACACCACCGTCGAGGTCCTGCCCGCCAACCCCTCCAAGAGGCGCGACGTCCAGACCGCCGAGCAGACGGAGGTCGTCTACGCCGACGGCGTCCTGCGGATCCGCACCGGCGAGCCCAAGAACCAGCTCTTCGGCCCCTCCGGATCCCTGGAGGTCACCGTCAAGCTGCCCGCCGGCTCCCGCGTCGAGGCCAAGTCCGCCGCCTCGGAACTCCGCAGCGTCGGCCGCCTCGGCGACGTCACCTTCGAAGGCGCGTACCGCCAGATCAAGATCGACGAGGCCGGGAGCGTCCGTCTCACCGCGACCGACGGCGACGTCGAGATCGGCCGGCTGGGCGGCTCCGCGGAGATCAGCACCGCAAGGGGCGACATCCGGATCAACGAGGCCGTGCGCGGCACGGTCGAACTGCGCACCCAGTCCGGCGACATCACGGTCGGCGCCGCCGTCGGCGTCTCGGCCGCCCTGGACGCCGGCACCTCCTACGGCCGCATCAGCAACGCCCTCAAGAACGACGGCACCGCCGAACTCGACATCCGCGCCACCACCTCCCACGGCGACATCACCGCCCGCAGCCTCTGA
- a CDS encoding alpha/beta fold hydrolase has protein sequence MTKNSTSSTGSKWTGMVPVDDTALAVTDTGGPGVPVVYLNGQFATQGYWRRVVAELGAGWRHITYDERARGRKSKRSADYSFEAAVRDVDAVLAARGVDRALVVGWSYGAVVAAHWAGRNPGRTLGAVLVDGAFPYDWLDEAMEQRIRKQFRQWGWFMPLMRPTGLTPRMNAEEMANSNIELGVLSRERELGPVLDGITVPVRYVVASGTSLGSRGDEQERIRTSLDAVTARNPNIDISAKVASNHGALLKKDFPAIAEAVREITALDRRGH, from the coding sequence ATGACGAAGAACAGCACTTCCTCGACCGGTTCGAAGTGGACCGGCATGGTGCCGGTGGACGACACGGCCCTGGCCGTCACCGACACCGGCGGTCCCGGTGTCCCCGTGGTCTACCTCAACGGCCAGTTCGCCACCCAGGGGTACTGGCGGCGGGTCGTCGCCGAACTGGGGGCGGGATGGCGGCACATCACCTACGACGAGCGGGCTCGCGGCAGGAAGTCGAAGCGCTCGGCGGACTATTCCTTCGAGGCCGCCGTCCGGGACGTCGATGCCGTTCTCGCGGCCAGGGGTGTGGACCGGGCGCTGGTGGTGGGCTGGTCCTACGGAGCGGTCGTCGCTGCGCACTGGGCCGGCCGGAACCCGGGGCGGACCCTGGGCGCGGTCCTGGTCGACGGCGCGTTCCCGTACGACTGGCTGGACGAGGCGATGGAGCAGCGGATCCGCAAGCAGTTCCGGCAGTGGGGCTGGTTCATGCCGCTGATGCGCCCGACGGGCCTGACCCCGCGGATGAACGCCGAAGAGATGGCGAACAGCAACATCGAACTCGGCGTGCTCTCCCGCGAGCGTGAGCTGGGCCCCGTGCTGGACGGCATCACCGTCCCGGTGCGGTACGTGGTCGCTTCGGGCACCTCACTGGGAAGCCGCGGCGACGAGCAGGAACGGATACGCACCAGCCTCGACGCGGTGACCGCACGCAACCCGAACATCGACATCAGCGCGAAGGTCGCCAGTAACCACGGTGCCCTCCTGAAAAAGGACTTCCCGGCCATCGCCGAGGCCGTACGAGAGATCACCGCCCTCGACCGCAGGGGGCACTGA
- a CDS encoding TetR/AcrR family transcriptional regulator, which translates to MLTAAAEVFVTSGVDAPIRQIAAQAGVGMGTIYRHFPTRADLVTAVYRHQIEACAEAGPNLLASVDSPVDALRQWVDLFVDFLVTKHGLADALQSDHDRFAALHAYFLDRLLPVCAQLLDAAVEAGDIRPGTQPYELMRGIGNLCIGRDNDPRYDPRRLIALLLQGLQGPHAS; encoded by the coding sequence GTGCTCACTGCCGCCGCCGAGGTGTTCGTCACCTCCGGCGTCGACGCACCGATCCGCCAGATCGCGGCCCAGGCGGGCGTCGGGATGGGCACGATCTATCGCCACTTCCCGACCCGGGCGGATCTCGTCACGGCCGTCTACCGCCATCAGATCGAGGCATGCGCCGAGGCCGGCCCGAACCTGCTGGCCAGTGTCGACTCCCCGGTCGACGCACTGCGTCAGTGGGTTGACCTTTTCGTCGACTTCCTCGTCACCAAGCATGGGCTCGCCGACGCCCTGCAGTCCGACCACGACCGCTTCGCCGCGCTGCACGCCTACTTCCTCGACCGTCTGCTGCCCGTCTGCGCCCAACTGCTCGACGCTGCGGTCGAGGCCGGTGACATCAGGCCCGGTACGCAGCCGTATGAGTTGATGCGCGGCATCGGCAACCTCTGCATCGGACGCGACAACGACCCCCGCTACGACCCCCGACGCCTGATCGCTCTCCTTCTCCAGGGGCTGCAGGGACCTCACGCGTCCTGA
- a CDS encoding alpha/beta hydrolase family protein, whose amino-acid sequence MSTSTVTSADPFGTPVPVLSFSPVVLSVPGRPVDLQVRVSAPASGTGLAVILLSHGHGPSNNLSSLNGYAPLANFWAAHGFVVIQPTHLSSRTLSHLVADAPGAPFFWRSRPEDMSHILDRLDMIEKAVPWLSGRIDHTKVAVAGHSFGGFTSSLLLGARVTDPDEGKVVSLLEPRIKAGVLLAAPGRGDVLNGPMADALPVLRTIDFSTMTTPTLVVAGDEDDSRHFTDMGPDWHADPYTLAPGPKTLLTLFGAEHGLGGIAGYDAAETTDENPERVAALARLTAAYLHTQLRPSAPTWQAECEALTTDPDPTGRLESK is encoded by the coding sequence GTGAGCACATCCACTGTCACCAGCGCCGACCCCTTCGGCACACCCGTCCCGGTCTTGTCCTTCAGCCCCGTAGTCCTCTCCGTGCCCGGACGTCCCGTGGACCTCCAGGTACGCGTCTCCGCACCCGCGAGCGGAACCGGCCTTGCCGTCATCCTCCTCTCTCACGGCCACGGCCCCTCGAACAACCTCTCCTCGCTCAACGGCTACGCGCCGCTCGCCAACTTCTGGGCCGCCCACGGATTCGTGGTCATCCAGCCAACCCACCTCTCCTCCAGGACGCTGAGTCACCTGGTCGCCGACGCCCCCGGGGCGCCGTTCTTCTGGCGCTCGCGCCCCGAGGACATGTCGCACATCCTCGATCGACTCGACATGATCGAGAAGGCCGTGCCATGGCTCTCCGGGCGGATCGACCACACCAAGGTCGCCGTTGCCGGGCACTCGTTCGGCGGCTTCACCTCCAGCCTCCTGCTCGGTGCCCGGGTCACCGACCCCGACGAGGGGAAAGTGGTGAGCCTTCTCGAACCGCGGATCAAGGCGGGCGTGCTGCTCGCCGCGCCCGGCAGGGGTGACGTCCTCAACGGACCGATGGCCGACGCGCTGCCGGTCCTGCGGACCATCGACTTCTCCACCATGACCACACCCACGCTGGTCGTCGCCGGCGACGAGGACGACTCCCGGCACTTCACGGACATGGGGCCCGACTGGCACGCCGACCCCTACACCCTCGCTCCCGGACCCAAGACCCTGCTCACCCTGTTCGGCGCGGAGCACGGGCTCGGCGGGATCGCCGGATACGACGCCGCCGAGACCACCGACGAGAACCCCGAACGAGTCGCCGCCCTCGCCCGGCTCACCGCGGCCTACCTCCACACCCAGCTTCGCCCCAGTGCCCCCACGTGGCAGGCCGAGTGCGAGGCACTGACGACCGACCCCGATCCGACAGGGCGACTCGAATCCAAGTAA